The Nitrospiria bacterium genome segment ATAGGTCTCCCATCAGAAGAACCAGAGGAAATGGGGTGGGAGGGGGGAGTTTTGAACCGGTGTTGTATGAAAAGGAAGGGGATGGGTTTTGTTCTTTTTGGGAAAAAAGATTTTCTTGATCGGATGAATCAACCGAGAGGGTGGGGAGATGGTTTTCTGCAAAAAGTTCCCGAAGACGTTTCTGTTGGGTTGGCGTTCTGCAAACCAACAAGCAAAGATTTTTTCCCCTAAAAGCCTGGAGCCGTTCTAATTGGGTGGAGAAAGAGGCTCCTTTTTGCTGAAACCCCAGGCTTTGCGTTGATCGAAATTCAGTGGAGAGGCTGGTCTTTGCCCTGCCGGAGGAGAGTGAAATACTCTCTAGATACAATTGTGTGTGTTGGGAACTCAATTGGGCCAGGGGCTGATGAAAAAGCTCCTCAGGTAACGGAAGTACCAGGCCTTCTTGGAGGAGGGCCTGATAGGCCTTATTGGCTTCATGGAAAAAATCTTCGGTTTGTTTTTCCAATTGGGTCCATTCATCCCATAGAACCAGGCAATCTCCCGGCATAAAATCAAAAAGGGTTTTTAAGGGGGTCAGGAAAGGAGCAAGAATTTCCAACCCCGGTCGAGGGGGTTTTTGGATAAGGTGGTTCCATTGCAATTCGATCTGGTAGGGGGAAAGTCCCAGAGAATGGCCCCTTTTATTGAATTCCTCCCATCCGTCTTGAAGGTATTCCTTTTTAAGGAGGAGTTCGCGGATCGGAATAATTTTAGCGGATGGGATGGTTTCGGTGGAGCGTTGGGTCACCGGGTCAAACACACGAATGGAATCGATGGTATCATCCCAGTATTCTAAACGGATGGGGTTTTTAAATGCAGGAGTAAAAATGTCGATAATACCTCCTCGAACGGCACATTCCCCAATTTGATGAACCGTTGTGCTAATAACGTAACCCAGTTCTTCCAGGTGAGAGAGAAGGGTTTCTTGGGGAAAAGAGTCGTGAACCCGAATGGGAAAAAGGCCTGTTTCGAAAACCCTCCGGGGAAGAGTTCCTTGACACAAAGAAGGTATGGTGGTGATGACGATGGAACGGTTTTGTCCCAATAGGTGATATAAAGTTTCCATTCGGGTTATTCGGCATTCCAAGGAAGGGGAGTTTTTTTCATAGGGAAGGGTTTCCCCCCCAGGAAAGAGACGGATCGAGTCCTTATCTTCTTTGAATAGGTCAGCAAAAAATTGAAGATCGAAGAACAACGATTGTGCTTCTTCCATGGATTCGGTGACCAGAAGCAGGCTTTGTGGGGTGGTTTTGTAAAGCAGAGTTACCCAAAAGGCTTTGTTGCTGGATCCCCCAAATCCGGATATTTGGATCGGAACGTTTCCTTTTTTTAGGGCTTCTTTAATAGATAAAAAAGATGGGATGGGTTGTTGGAACGGAAAATTAAAAAGAGGTTGTGACACGAAAAGTCCCTACTGATACATTTGAAGAATTTTTTCAATTAGGTTTGAGGTCGATCGGCCCGGGGTCATGGGAATCGACAATACTTTTCCTCCAGAGTTTTCGACGACTTGGGCGCCTACGATTCGGTGGGTCTGCCAGTCCCCTCCTTTTACCAAAACGTGGGGGATAAGTTTTTCAATCAACCTCAGGGGAGTGGGTTCATCAAATAGAATAACATAATCCACACAGGCCAGAGCCGCAAGAATTTCCGCTCTCTCATCCTCTGGAACGATAGGGCGTTGAGGTCCTTTCAGGGACCGTGCGGATTGATCGGTATTCAGGGCCACGATCAGAACGTCTCCTTGGTGTTTGGCTTCCTGAAGATATCGTACATGACCTACATGAATGAGATCAAAACATCCATTGGTCATCACAATTTTCCTCCCCTCCTGCTTTAATTGGTGGATCACCCCAAGGAGATCTTTCTCTTTTTTAATTTTATCGACCATGGAACCCATTAAGGCGTAGGCGAATGTTTTGAGGGGGACTGGGGCCGCCTTTTTTTAGTCGGATGTAGGGTTTCAAGTAAAGCTGCAGCCAGAAGGGGAACCATAATTTCATGGTGGCCTGTCAAAGAATATCCTTTTCCCCCTTTTTGAGTCGGACGTTTAACGACGTTGGTCAGCGGGCGGTAATGTTGAAAAAAATCCATGTTAACCGTGGTAAACCGCTTAAGGGGGTACCCCAGATTCCGTGCAATGGTGATCGATTTAAGAAAAACCTCGGGCAGGAGAACGGCGGATCCAATATTTAAGTAAACTCCCCCTTCCAATTGGGATACCAAGGAAGTAAAAATTCTGAAATCTTGAAGTGAGGTTTGACCAATGGCCGCTCCGTTGACGGTGGGATGCATATGAATGATGTCCGTTCCCATTGCCACATGAATGGTCACCGGAATTCCGAGTCGAACACCGTTGGCAAGGATACTCTTTCGATAATGGGTGAACTTTTCATTCAGGATGCGCTGTCCAACCGCCTCACCCAAACCCACTCCTTTTTTCATTCCCTCTTCAATGGTTTGGTTGAGGATCCGCCCCGTTTCTTCCGCCATTCCAAAGGTTCCCTGATTGATCTCTTTGTCCACATCTTCCGAGGTTTGCCCCAAATAGGCCATTTCAAAGTCATGAATAATGCCTGAACCGTTCATGGCAATACCATTGATGATTCCCCGTTCCATCAAATCGATCAGGAGTGGGCTTAAACCTACTTTAATGACATGGGAGCCTATTCCAAAAAGGACCAACCGTTGACCTCGATGGGCTTTGACCAGAGAATCCACTACAGACCTAAAATCTTGAACGGAAAGAAAATTGGGGAGGGATTTTAAGAAAGAATGAAAGGGAGACCCTGGGGTATACGGTGTTGCGGCATCTTTAAAATGAACTTTATTTTTACGGGTTTTTAAGGAGTAGGTTTTAATCTTCTCCCAAGGCAGGGAACGGTTAGGTTTTTTCATGTTTTTGGTTTGCAGAGCCTCTCCTCCACCAGTTCACAGATGACATGACCCAGGGTGATGTGGGTTTCCTGAATTCGAGGGGTCACTTTGGAGGGAACGATAAAAGCCACGTCTGCTATGGGAGCCAGCTTTCCTCCGTTTCCTCCCGTAAACCCCACGGTGATTAACCCCATGGACTTGGCCATTTCAACCCCGCGTATCACGTTTGCGGAATTTCCACTGGTACTAATGGCGATGGCCATGTCGCCTTCTTTTCCCAGAGATTCAATTTGCCGGGCAAAAATTTCATGATAGTGGTAGTCGTTACTGATGCTGGTGATAACAGACATATCGGTTGTAAGAGAAAGTCCCGCTAAACCCTTTCGGTCGAGATAAAAACGGTTGACTAATTCTCCTGCGAGATGAGATGCATCACAAGCCGACCCGCCGTTTCCAAAAAAAAGGACTTTTCCTCCTCTCTCCAAGACAGAAACCATTTTGTCCGTCACCTCTATGATTTTATCTAAATGAGAAGCCAAAAAACTTTGTTTGGTTGCGATACTTTCCTGGAAATTTTGTTGGATCCTTTCCTTCACGGGCTCCTCCTTTTCGGGAATGGCAAACTCATCATATCGCTGGACCGTTTTTCCTGTCAAGAACGGGTATTTTTTTCAAAGGGTTGGTTTTTATGACCTACTCTCTTAGAGATTGAAAAGCCTTTTGGGCGGCGTTTACGGTTTTTTCAATCGCACGTTCCGAATGAGCAAGTGAAAGAAAAAAGGCTTCAAATTGGGAGGGTGGTAAATAGATCCCTTGGGAAAGCATTGCCCAGAAAAAACAGTTAAAAGCCTTGGTATCGGAACGCCTTGCGGTGCGGTAGTCAATCACCGGTTCTTTGGTGAAAAAGACAGAGAGCATGGAACCGACACGGTTTAATTGGATGGGAATAGCCGCTTTTTTTGCTGCTTCACGCAGTCCCTTGTCCAGTTGCTTAGACCGAGTCTCTAAGGTGCGGTAGTTTCGTTTCAGTGCGAGTTGTTTGAGGGTTTCGATTCCCGCTGTAACAGCAATGGGATTTCCTGAAAGTGTCCCGGCTTGGTAGACGGGCCCGGAAGGGGCCACATATTCCATAATTTCCCGTCGTCCTCCATAGGCTCCTACCGGAAGACCTCCTCCAATGATTTTACCCAGACAAGTAAGATCCGGCCGGATGTGATAGAGGGATTGTGCGCCTCCAAAAGCAACCCGGAACCCCGTCATGACCTCATCAAAGATTAATAGGCTTCCCCACTCACGGGTGAGGTTTCGCAACCCTTCCAGAAACCCTTCTGCTGGCGGAATCACTCCCATGTTACCGGCTACCGGTTCTACGATAACCGCTGCAATGGATGAACCTTCCTGCTCAAAAAGTCTTTGCACGGTTTTTAGGTCATTAAAAGGAGCGGTGAGGGTAAGTTGAGCAAGGCTTTCCGGAACTCCCGGGCTATCAGGGATTCCGTATGTGGCTGCTCCCGAGCCCGCCTTCACTAAAAGACTATCTCCATGGCCATGGTAGCATCCCTCAAATTTTAAAATTTTATCCCGTTTAGTACATGCCCGAGCCAGCCTCAAAGCACTTAGGGTAGCTTCCGTTCCGGAGTTGACCATCCGGACCATTTCAATGGAGGGGAAGGCTTGGGTGATCCGTTGGGCCAGCTCCACCTCCTTAGAGGTAGGTGCGCCAAAGCTTGTGCCGTGATCAATGGCTTTTTTGAGAGCTCGGGTAACGGTTGGGTGCCCATGCCCCAAGATCATCGGTCCCCATGAAAGGACATAATCAATATATTCCTGGCCATCTTCATCAATGAGTTTGCATCCCTTGGCCCGGTTGATAAACAGAGGTTTTCCCTCCACTGAACGAAAAGCACGGACAGGGCTATTCACTCCTCCAGGGATATAGCTTAGGGCTTTTTGAAAAAGACGTGTGGAACGCGTTGTTTTCATATTGGTTTTGATGGTTAATCGGTGGAGGCTACCATACCATTGAGCAGGGGAGGAGTCAAGGTGGGAGCAAAATTCACATCACCGATTTTCAGGAAAACCTTTACAAAATTTCTTAAGCGGTTTCATGAAACCCGTTCCTGTGAGTATTTTGTTTTTTTATTTCCGAAATCTAAATTCTTTCAAGGTTTACGCTCTCAATCGGATTCAAAAGGAAGGAGAAGGCAGGTAACAAAGGCGGGATTTGAAAACCATCTTGACACCCTGCACTCCTTGGTTTATAGTAGTGGGTGAACATTTGTTCACCTATGGAAACTCAACCCACCAAAAGGCAGCTTGAGATTCTGAAGTTCCTTGCAGAGTTTGTTCGCAAGGCAGGGTATCCACCTTCGCTCAGGGAGATTGCCAAACGTTTTCGAATCAAGGGGATCAGTGCGGTTAAGAAACACCTGGATGCATTGGAAGAAAAAGGCTGCCTGACCCGAGGAAGGGGAGCCCGTATGATCGGTGTTTCGGATTTGCCTCAGAGCATACCGGTTCCGATTCTGGGCCAGGTGGCGGCGGGTCGGCCGATCCTGGCTCAGGAGAATATCTCAGGAACCTTTGCACTTGATCGTTCAGTGGTGCGCTTTCGTTATCCCTTTCTGTTGAAGGTCAAGGGTGACAGTATGATCGGCGCGGGAATTTTGGAGGGTGACCATGTGTTGGTGAAATCACAACCCCATGCTGAGGATCGGGATATTGTTGTGGCATTGCTGGGGGATGAAGCCACGGTGAAACGTTTTTTCCATCGCGGTAACAAGGTTGTTCTGCAGCCGGAAAATC includes the following:
- a CDS encoding D-sedoheptulose 7-phosphate isomerase, whose translation is MKERIQQNFQESIATKQSFLASHLDKIIEVTDKMVSVLERGGKVLFFGNGGSACDASHLAGELVNRFYLDRKGLAGLSLTTDMSVITSISNDYHYHEIFARQIESLGKEGDMAIAISTSGNSANVIRGVEMAKSMGLITVGFTGGNGGKLAPIADVAFIVPSKVTPRIQETHITLGHVICELVEERLCKPKT
- the hemL gene encoding glutamate-1-semialdehyde 2,1-aminomutase, which translates into the protein MKTTRSTRLFQKALSYIPGGVNSPVRAFRSVEGKPLFINRAKGCKLIDEDGQEYIDYVLSWGPMILGHGHPTVTRALKKAIDHGTSFGAPTSKEVELAQRITQAFPSIEMVRMVNSGTEATLSALRLARACTKRDKILKFEGCYHGHGDSLLVKAGSGAATYGIPDSPGVPESLAQLTLTAPFNDLKTVQRLFEQEGSSIAAVIVEPVAGNMGVIPPAEGFLEGLRNLTREWGSLLIFDEVMTGFRVAFGGAQSLYHIRPDLTCLGKIIGGGLPVGAYGGRREIMEYVAPSGPVYQAGTLSGNPIAVTAGIETLKQLALKRNYRTLETRSKQLDKGLREAAKKAAIPIQLNRVGSMLSVFFTKEPVIDYRTARRSDTKAFNCFFWAMLSQGIYLPPSQFEAFFLSLAHSERAIEKTVNAAQKAFQSLRE
- the lexA gene encoding transcriptional repressor LexA encodes the protein METQPTKRQLEILKFLAEFVRKAGYPPSLREIAKRFRIKGISAVKKHLDALEEKGCLTRGRGARMIGVSDLPQSIPVPILGQVAAGRPILAQENISGTFALDRSVVRFRYPFLLKVKGDSMIGAGILEGDHVLVKSQPHAEDRDIVVALLGDEATVKRFFHRGNKVVLQPENPDQSPLVLTQDDDFRILGKVMGTVRFLTLN